The Ruminococcus bovis genome includes a region encoding these proteins:
- a CDS encoding spore germination protein, which yields MFNTNIENNITVLDKLTRANENFDIIKRVIRINKRKSVLYFIDGLLKEAIMEKMMEFFYGITDDDFFTNTETFVENCVPYIEVDKSKNTNAVVTALLSGIAILTVDGLDEIILIDARSYPQRETAEPKNDKVLRGSMDAFTEIFVQNCVLIRRRIRDKNLTIKALQAGEKSKTDIALIYMDNKVDKNLLNNIEQRIKNITTEELSMTQQGFVEALIKSKWINPFPKVKYSERPDTTSANILKGNIAIIVDNSPSSIIIPTSIFDLMEEADDYYFPPVTGTYLKISRYVVSLLSIFITPLWLLANRYPDFVPTFFQFTIVSEPQKIPIFWQLILIEIAIDGLRLASINTPEMLSTTLGIIGGIALSEFAIDAGFASTETILYMAFVTIANYSQPSQELSYAIKFLRILLLIATELFSIFGLIGGVVLIIILLYSNKTLSGKSYLYPLIPFNGKALLKKFVRIRK from the coding sequence ATGTTTAATACTAATATAGAGAACAACATAACTGTCCTGGACAAGCTAACCAGGGCTAATGAAAATTTTGATATTATCAAGAGGGTTATTCGCATAAACAAAAGAAAGTCCGTTCTATATTTTATAGACGGACTTCTTAAAGAGGCTATTATGGAAAAGATGATGGAGTTTTTCTACGGAATTACCGATGATGACTTTTTCACAAATACCGAAACTTTTGTGGAAAACTGCGTTCCATATATTGAAGTTGATAAAAGTAAAAATACCAATGCTGTTGTAACTGCACTACTGTCAGGCATTGCAATACTTACAGTAGACGGACTTGATGAAATTATTTTAATTGATGCCAGAAGTTACCCTCAGAGAGAAACTGCAGAACCTAAAAATGATAAGGTTCTTCGTGGAAGTATGGATGCATTTACAGAAATATTTGTGCAAAACTGCGTATTGATTAGAAGAAGAATCAGGGATAAAAACCTTACTATTAAGGCTTTACAAGCAGGTGAAAAGTCCAAAACCGATATTGCACTGATTTATATGGACAACAAGGTGGATAAAAATTTACTGAATAATATTGAGCAGAGAATCAAGAATATTACAACGGAAGAACTATCTATGACACAACAAGGATTTGTTGAGGCACTGATAAAATCAAAGTGGATAAACCCATTTCCAAAGGTAAAATATTCCGAAAGACCTGACACCACTTCAGCAAATATACTAAAAGGCAACATTGCAATAATTGTGGACAACTCACCATCCTCAATAATAATTCCCACATCAATTTTTGATTTAATGGAGGAGGCTGATGACTACTACTTCCCACCTGTAACCGGCACATACCTAAAAATTTCAAGGTATGTTGTATCTTTACTTTCAATTTTCATCACACCACTTTGGTTACTTGCTAACCGTTATCCTGATTTTGTACCAACATTTTTCCAATTTACAATAGTAAGTGAACCTCAGAAAATTCCAATATTTTGGCAACTTATATTAATAGAAATTGCAATTGACGGTTTGCGACTTGCATCAATCAACACACCGGAAATGCTCAGCACAACCTTGGGAATAATCGGTGGTATTGCACTTTCTGAATTTGCAATTGATGCAGGTTTTGCCAGTACAGAAACAATACTTTATATGGCATTTGTCACAATAGCAAACTACTCTCAGCCAAGTCAAGAACTATCCTATGCAATAAAATTCCTAAGAATTTTGTTACTGATAGCAACTGAACTTTTCTCAATTTTCGGTTTAATAGGTGGTGTAGTTCTTATTATCATTTTGTTATATTCAAACAAAACCCTTTCCGGCAAAAGCTACCTGTACCCACTTATCCCATTTAACGGTAAAGCACTACTAAAGAAATTTGTAAGGATAAGGAAATAA
- a CDS encoding type II toxin-antitoxin system Phd/YefM family antitoxin, whose protein sequence is MKVNTNALVSITEANQNFSKVARLVDENGSAVILKNNTPRYLIVEFSQAEDMQTASDEDILSISKKLIDKNKEAYRVLAE, encoded by the coding sequence ATGAAAGTTAATACAAACGCACTTGTTTCTATTACAGAAGCAAATCAGAATTTTTCAAAAGTAGCAAGACTTGTGGACGAAAACGGTTCTGCCGTTATTCTAAAGAACAATACTCCAAGATATTTAATTGTTGAATTTAGTCAAGCAGAAGATATGCAAACTGCAAGTGATGAAGATATTTTATCAATCTCTAAGAAATTAATTGATAAAAATAAAGAGGCTTATAGGGTACTAGCAGAATGA
- a CDS encoding type II toxin-antitoxin system death-on-curing family toxin — protein sequence MIVLSKRQILLLHSQLISETGGSDGLRDAGLLESAINSPFQQFGNEDLYPTIQQKASRLCFGLVNNHPFIDGNKRIGAHVMLVFLALNGIELEYTQDELSSTILKLASNEISYQQLTTWIINHQI from the coding sequence ATGATTGTTTTATCCAAACGACAAATATTACTTCTGCACAGTCAACTAATCTCAGAAACCGGTGGTAGTGATGGGTTAAGGGATGCTGGTTTATTAGAATCAGCGATTAATTCTCCTTTTCAGCAATTTGGAAATGAAGATTTATATCCAACAATTCAACAAAAAGCGTCACGATTATGTTTTGGGTTAGTAAATAATCATCCGTTTATTGATGGAAATAAAAGAATTGGTGCACATGTAATGTTAGTTTTTTTAGCTTTAAACGGAATTGAACTTGAATATACACAAGATGAACTTTCTTCTACAATCTTAAAACTTGCTTCAAATGAAATATCATATCAACAATTAACAACATGGATAATCAATCATCAGATATAA
- a CDS encoding Ig-like domain-containing protein: protein MKKTNKVISLVLALVMALSILVVIPTASAASTVRINEVNANVGYSIVYNIYLQTDEKANAMEGRLNYDNTVLDLTSLSFDTANSFDSNTNVKGDMTQINFKGNKSLYDCKSTRMTVLTAVFKVTNTSDKYTSATTADAVSGCFTKLTGETGTDLMKHTNTNITTRTIIGATSIKMAKTSVLLDNGKGDSEVVKVKSVGPVNNDTDSSYSATYVSSNPKVVKVSGRGTYVRITAVGPGKAEVRCTTDGNLATAKIQVTVKQPVKSVKFSQKSVSLAKKGAKANLKATVNPTNASVKKLVVKSENTKVAKVNKSSVNSGATFTVTAVKKGKTYVRATATDGSKKFARIAVTVKK, encoded by the coding sequence ATGAAAAAGACAAACAAAGTTATTTCTTTAGTTTTAGCTCTTGTTATGGCATTAAGCATTCTTGTAGTTATTCCTACTGCTTCTGCTGCATCAACAGTTAGAATTAATGAAGTAAATGCAAATGTAGGATATTCTATTGTATATAATATCTATTTGCAGACTGATGAAAAGGCAAATGCAATGGAAGGTAGACTAAACTATGACAATACTGTCCTAGATTTAACATCACTTTCTTTTGATACTGCTAATTCATTTGACTCAAACACAAATGTAAAGGGCGATATGACTCAGATTAACTTCAAGGGTAATAAGTCACTTTATGATTGTAAGTCAACAAGAATGACTGTACTGACTGCTGTATTTAAGGTAACTAATACTAGCGACAAGTACACAAGTGCTACAACTGCTGATGCTGTTTCAGGTTGCTTTACAAAGCTAACAGGTGAAACAGGTACAGACCTAATGAAGCACACTAACACAAACATTACAACAAGAACAATCATCGGTGCAACTTCTATCAAGATGGCAAAGACATCTGTACTTCTTGATAACGGCAAGGGTGATAGCGAAGTTGTAAAGGTTAAGTCAGTAGGTCCTGTAAACAATGATACAGATTCTTCTTACTCAGCAACTTATGTTTCATCAAACCCAAAGGTTGTTAAGGTTTCAGGCAGAGGTACTTATGTAAGAATTACTGCAGTAGGTCCTGGTAAAGCAGAAGTTCGTTGTACTACTGATGGTAATTTAGCTACTGCTAAGATTCAGGTTACAGTTAAGCAACCTGTAAAGAGCGTTAAGTTCAGCCAAAAGTCTGTTAGCCTAGCTAAGAAGGGTGCTAAGGCAAACCTAAAGGCTACTGTTAACCCAACTAATGCAAGTGTTAAGAAACTTGTTGTTAAATCAGAAAACACTAAGGTTGCTAAGGTTAATAAGTCTTCTGTAAACTCAGGTGCTACTTTCACAGTAACTGCAGTTAAGAAGGGCAAGACTTATGTTCGTGCTACTGCTACTGACGGTTCAAAGAAATTTGCTAGAATCGCAGTTACAGTAAAGAAGTAA
- a CDS encoding spore maturation protein, protein MEIIVPVTVAFVVLYGMTKKVKIFDAFIEGAVEGLHTLYMIIPTITGLVVAVEMLQQSGTIDLICKAVEPLADFFNFPKEIVPMAVLRPISGSGATALLTNIYENYGPDSLVGNIASVLAGSTETTLYAVTMYFGSVGITRTRHTLFVGLFADFTALVLAIVTVKLIM, encoded by the coding sequence TTGGAAATAATAGTACCGGTAACAGTTGCATTTGTTGTGCTTTATGGAATGACAAAAAAAGTTAAAATTTTTGATGCCTTTATTGAAGGTGCAGTTGAGGGTTTACATACTCTTTATATGATTATTCCCACAATAACAGGGCTTGTAGTTGCAGTTGAAATGTTGCAACAAAGTGGTACTATTGACTTGATATGTAAAGCTGTTGAACCTTTAGCTGATTTTTTTAATTTTCCTAAAGAAATTGTACCTATGGCAGTACTAAGACCTATTAGTGGCAGTGGTGCTACTGCACTTCTAACTAATATATATGAAAACTATGGTCCTGACTCTTTAGTAGGTAATATTGCCTCTGTCCTTGCAGGTAGTACAGAAACTACCCTTTATGCAGTTACAATGTATTTTGGCAGTGTTGGTATTACAAGAACAAGACATACATTATTTGTAGGATTATTTGCAGATTTTACTGCTCTTGTTTTGGCAATTGTGACAGTAAAATTAATAATGTAA
- a CDS encoding nucleoside recognition domain-containing protein, with protein MINYVWGFLIIISVICAIVTGNGQGVSSGLMNGAEKATKLLITLFGVIVFWSGIMKVAEKSGLTGKLVKLLSPILRKIFPDVDESSNAFQAMALNISANLIGIGNAATPFGLKAMAELQKNNLRKDTATDSMVIFVVMNTASMQLIPATIGFLRDSYGSKEPFSIIPCVIICSFCALCVALLLAKGLNRVKSWK; from the coding sequence ATGATTAATTATGTTTGGGGATTTTTAATAATAATTTCTGTAATTTGTGCCATTGTAACGGGAAATGGACAGGGTGTTTCCTCCGGACTTATGAATGGTGCAGAAAAGGCAACTAAACTTTTAATAACACTTTTTGGTGTAATTGTTTTTTGGTCAGGCATTATGAAGGTGGCAGAAAAAAGTGGACTTACAGGCAAATTAGTGAAACTTTTGTCACCAATATTAAGAAAAATTTTTCCTGATGTTGATGAAAGCAGTAATGCATTTCAAGCAATGGCATTGAACATTAGTGCAAATTTAATCGGCATTGGAAATGCAGCAACTCCTTTCGGACTTAAAGCAATGGCTGAGCTACAGAAAAACAACCTTAGAAAAGATACTGCTACCGACTCTATGGTTATTTTTGTTGTAATGAATACTGCATCAATGCAACTTATACCTGCAACTATCGGTTTTCTTAGGGATAGTTATGGTAGCAAAGAGCCTTTCTCAATTATTCCTTGTGTAATTATTTGTTCTTTCTGTGCGTTATGTGTAGCATTATTACTTGCTAAAGGATTAAATAGGGTGAAAAGTTGGAAATAA
- a CDS encoding AbrB/MazE/SpoVT family DNA-binding domain-containing protein translates to MRQIGYVSKIDTLGRVVIPKPVRQMFNLEKEDSIEILPKDNGLLIRKYQPTCLFCGESDNVITFEGVKVCEECVKRMYKKI, encoded by the coding sequence ATGAGACAGATCGGTTATGTAAGTAAAATTGACACACTTGGCAGAGTTGTAATCCCTAAGCCAGTTAGACAGATGTTTAATCTAGAAAAGGAAGATTCTATTGAAATTCTTCCTAAGGATAATGGTCTACTAATTAGAAAGTATCAGCCAACTTGCCTATTCTGTGGCGAAAGCGATAATGTTATCACATTTGAAGGCGTTAAAGTCTGCGAAGAATGTGTTAAGAGAATGTACAAGAAAATCTAG
- a CDS encoding LPXTG cell wall anchor domain-containing protein, giving the protein MKKLLSVLLVMAVVMSFATVMSVSADEKEDLVSAGASQDVETAAADGNVSVGAGTDTEASGTSGKVYFEKPSWSGKIYCHIFETKSGTSFLNWQQKKERLEEEGGKLVYDLSKLDESTQLKGGLKAGTDYSIMFSDDTGNETCPLMFNTNCIGDTVKVTSNEKSFENNVDSTKHSYPIAWTTNAKKYGIPLMITSVGTVQGEFIAKGAKPSDIVKTWDKDYKQYPNKASYSPQSSARDHKTRLAELEKEFDKMVKEGKVLIVGGGTYTESSSSGSSSNSSSNSSSNSSSDSSSNSSSNSSSKTVYKDKNGNTVTKNADGTYTDANGNTVDASDVTATTETTDTVTTGESPVALYVGLGVMLAAAGVYFLTRKKKEA; this is encoded by the coding sequence ATGAAGAAGTTATTAAGCGTACTATTAGTTATGGCAGTTGTTATGAGTTTTGCAACTGTTATGTCAGTATCAGCTGACGAAAAAGAAGATTTAGTTTCTGCAGGTGCTTCACAGGATGTTGAAACAGCAGCAGCTGACGGTAATGTTTCTGTTGGTGCAGGTACAGATACTGAAGCATCAGGTACATCAGGTAAAGTTTATTTTGAAAAGCCAAGCTGGTCTGGTAAGATCTATTGCCACATTTTTGAAACAAAGAGTGGTACATCTTTCTTAAACTGGCAGCAGAAGAAAGAAAGACTTGAAGAAGAAGGCGGCAAGCTAGTTTACGATCTATCAAAGCTAGACGAAAGCACACAGCTAAAGGGTGGCCTAAAGGCTGGTACAGACTATTCAATTATGTTTAGTGATGACACAGGTAACGAAACTTGTCCTCTAATGTTCAACACAAATTGTATCGGTGATACAGTTAAGGTTACTTCAAATGAAAAGTCATTTGAAAACAATGTTGACTCAACAAAGCACAGCTATCCAATCGCTTGGACAACAAATGCTAAGAAATATGGTATTCCTCTAATGATTACTTCAGTTGGTACAGTACAGGGCGAATTCATCGCTAAGGGTGCAAAGCCATCTGATATTGTTAAGACATGGGATAAGGATTACAAGCAGTATCCTAACAAGGCTTCTTATAGCCCACAGTCAAGTGCTAGAGACCATAAGACAAGACTTGCTGAACTAGAAAAAGAATTCGATAAGATGGTTAAAGAAGGTAAGGTACTAATCGTTGGTGGTGGTACTTACACAGAATCATCAAGCTCAGGTTCTAGCTCAAATAGTTCTTCAAACTCAAGCTCAAACAGCTCATCAGACTCAAGCTCAAACAGCTCTTCTAACTCATCAAGCAAGACTGTTTATAAGGATAAGAACGGTAACACAGTAACAAAGAATGCTGATGGTACATACACAGATGCAAACGGTAATACAGTTGACGCTTCTGATGTTACAGCAACAACAGAAACAACTGATACAGTTACAACAGGTGAAAGCCCAGTAGCTCTATATGTTGGTCTAGGTGTTATGCTAGCAGCAGCAGGTGTTTACTTCTTAACTCGTAAGAAGAAAGAAGCTTAA
- a CDS encoding cohesin domain-containing protein, translated as MTKRISAVVLALLMCLLTLAFSVTSFSAAENLKLNGKVNAKVGDKVTYEFCVSDVPEKTEDIQMQVAYDSQYLKVDPDKVEYLDGGSSVYNTDLENEVLFNSANGVQGWDMKEKTMILSLTFEVLQGGSTDITYYVQCFDYQSNSQNVDTLQFTTDFLVNGKTAEKNVVPKVNEKGEGGTFINFENGKGTKNGGDTPIGRQYSGKSNNDQTVNNNGEAVDNNASVATDANGNTVVNTTAYQATTESTAMRTNSSGQNVTDSNGKEVSYTDSDNFWRNLGIMGIVALIVIVIVIKVIVDKKKSKKEE; from the coding sequence ATGACAAAACGAATTAGTGCTGTTGTTCTTGCACTACTAATGTGCCTACTTACTTTAGCATTTTCTGTTACAAGCTTTTCAGCAGCAGAAAATTTAAAGTTAAACGGCAAAGTTAATGCAAAGGTTGGGGATAAGGTTACATATGAATTTTGTGTATCTGATGTTCCTGAAAAAACTGAGGATATTCAGATGCAGGTAGCATATGACTCTCAGTATCTAAAGGTTGATCCGGACAAGGTTGAATACCTTGATGGTGGTAGTTCAGTTTATAACACTGACCTGGAAAACGAAGTACTGTTTAACAGTGCTAACGGTGTTCAAGGTTGGGATATGAAAGAAAAGACAATGATTCTTTCATTAACATTTGAAGTACTACAGGGTGGTTCTACTGACATTACTTACTATGTACAGTGCTTTGACTACCAATCAAACAGTCAGAATGTTGACACACTACAGTTTACAACTGACTTTTTAGTTAACGGTAAAACAGCAGAAAAAAATGTTGTACCAAAGGTTAACGAAAAAGGTGAAGGTGGTACTTTTATCAACTTTGAAAACGGTAAAGGTACAAAGAACGGTGGTGACACACCAATTGGCAGACAGTACAGTGGAAAAAGCAATAACGACCAAACTGTCAATAACAATGGTGAAGCTGTAGACAATAATGCAAGTGTAGCAACTGATGCAAACGGCAATACAGTTGTAAACACAACTGCATATCAGGCAACTACCGAGTCAACTGCTATGAGAACAAACTCATCAGGTCAGAATGTTACAGACTCTAACGGCAAAGAGGTTTCTTACACAGATTCGGATAATTTCTGGAGAAACCTTGGTATTATGGGAATTGTTGCACTTATTGTAATAGTTATTGTAATTAAAGTTATTGTTGATAAGAAAAAGAGCAAGAAAGAAGAATAA
- the galE gene encoding UDP-glucose 4-epimerase GalE, whose protein sequence is MNILLAGGAGYIGSHTCIELISAGHTVVIADNLCNSKKEAVKRVEKIVGQEIPFYEINVCDHDALRKVFSENKIDAVIHFAGLKAVGESCEKPLMYYRNNLDSTLTLLEVMKEFGCHNFVFSSSATVYGIPETVPLVETMPTSCTNPYGWTKLMTEQILQDVTKTDPELSVVLLRYFNPIGAHESGTIGENPNGIPNNLMPYITQVAVGKLKELGVFGNDYPTPDGTGVRDYIHVVDLAKGHVKAIDYADAHKGTEIFNLGTGVGYSVLDIVKTFSKVNNVEIPYQIKPRRAGDIAECYADPTKAKEVLGWTAEKTLEDMCRDSWNWQKKNPKGYEE, encoded by the coding sequence ATGAATATTTTATTAGCCGGTGGTGCAGGTTATATCGGTTCACATACTTGCATAGAATTAATTAGTGCCGGACATACAGTAGTAATCGCTGATAACCTTTGTAACAGTAAGAAAGAAGCTGTTAAGAGAGTTGAGAAGATTGTAGGTCAGGAAATTCCTTTCTATGAAATCAATGTTTGTGACCATGATGCTCTAAGAAAAGTATTTAGCGAAAACAAGATTGATGCAGTTATCCACTTTGCCGGTCTTAAGGCTGTTGGTGAAAGCTGTGAAAAGCCACTAATGTACTACCGTAACAACCTAGACAGTACTCTAACACTTTTGGAAGTTATGAAAGAATTTGGTTGCCACAACTTTGTATTCTCTTCTTCAGCTACAGTTTACGGTATTCCTGAAACTGTACCTCTAGTAGAAACAATGCCAACTTCTTGTACAAACCCTTATGGTTGGACAAAGCTAATGACAGAGCAGATTCTACAGGATGTTACAAAGACAGATCCTGAACTTTCTGTTGTTCTTCTTCGTTACTTTAACCCAATCGGTGCTCACGAAAGTGGTACAATCGGTGAAAACCCTAACGGTATTCCAAACAACCTAATGCCATATATCACACAGGTTGCAGTTGGTAAGCTAAAGGAACTTGGTGTATTCGGTAACGACTACCCAACTCCTGACGGTACAGGTGTTCGTGACTATATCCATGTTGTTGACTTAGCTAAGGGTCATGTAAAGGCTATTGACTATGCCGATGCTCACAAGGGTACAGAAATCTTTAACCTAGGTACAGGTGTTGGTTATTCGGTTCTTGATATTGTTAAGACATTCAGCAAGGTTAACAATGTTGAAATCCCTTATCAGATTAAGCCAAGAAGAGCCGGTGACATTGCAGAATGTTATGCTGATCCAACTAAGGCTAAGGAAGTTCTTGGCTGGACTGCTGAAAAGACACTTGAAGATATGTGCCGTGATTCATGGAATTGGCAGAAAAAGAACCCTAAGGGTTACGAAGAATAA
- a CDS encoding aldolase catalytic domain-containing protein, which translates to MAQKGDLLSVRQDIRVVDATIRDGGLCNNFRFDDKFIKDLYQANVKAGVDYMEFGYKASKEIFNEDDFGKWKFCNDSDIRKIVGDNKTGLKIAVMADVGRTDFQKDIIPKKDSPIDLIRIATYINTIPAAVEMIEDCAKKGYETTINIMAVSKANTDDIKTALDILGQSSVNAFYIVDSYGALYPEQSRRLANLYCEYADKYGKSVGIHAHNNQQLAFANTIEAMTQGVSYLDATVDGMGRGAGNCALELLLGFLKNPKYKVAPILKIIEEHTEKLKAEGVKWGYDIPYMLTGQFNTHPRPAISYVKEDRKDYSKFANELYDIINS; encoded by the coding sequence ATGGCACAAAAAGGTGACTTACTTTCAGTAAGACAAGACATTAGGGTTGTTGATGCAACAATTAGAGATGGAGGACTTTGCAACAACTTTAGATTTGACGATAAGTTTATTAAGGACTTATATCAGGCAAATGTTAAAGCCGGTGTTGACTATATGGAATTTGGCTACAAGGCATCTAAAGAAATTTTTAACGAAGATGACTTTGGCAAGTGGAAATTCTGTAATGACTCAGATATTAGAAAAATTGTTGGTGACAACAAAACAGGTCTAAAGATTGCAGTAATGGCTGATGTAGGCAGAACAGATTTTCAGAAGGATATTATCCCTAAGAAGGACAGTCCTATTGACCTTATTCGTATTGCAACATACATCAATACAATTCCTGCAGCAGTAGAAATGATTGAGGATTGTGCAAAGAAAGGCTATGAAACAACTATCAATATTATGGCAGTTTCTAAGGCTAACACAGATGATATTAAGACAGCACTTGACATTTTAGGTCAAAGCTCTGTTAATGCTTTCTATATTGTAGACAGCTACGGTGCATTATATCCTGAACAGTCAAGAAGACTTGCTAACCTATATTGTGAATATGCCGATAAGTACGGCAAGAGTGTTGGTATTCATGCTCATAACAATCAGCAACTTGCTTTTGCAAATACTATTGAAGCTATGACTCAGGGTGTTAGTTACCTTGATGCTACAGTTGACGGTATGGGTAGAGGTGCAGGTAACTGTGCACTTGAACTACTACTTGGTTTCTTAAAGAACCCTAAGTACAAGGTTGCACCTATCCTAAAGATTATTGAAGAACATACAGAAAAGTTAAAGGCTGAAGGTGTAAAGTGGGGATATGACATTCCATATATGCTAACAGGTCAGTTCAACACTCATCCTCGTCCTGCAATTTCTTATGTTAAGGAAGACAGAAAAGACTACTCAAAATTCGCTAATGAGCTTTATGACATTATTAATAGCTGA
- a CDS encoding YaiI/YqxD family protein: MKIYIDGDGCPVVDITIKVAKEYKLPCTIITDTSHIFNKEYADTITVEKGADSADFKIANLIEKGDIVVTQDYGLGAMCLSRGSKPINQNGLIYTDQNIDSLLMTRYISKKARMAGKHTKGPKKRTADQDKSFEKSLRKLIESLTVKN, translated from the coding sequence ATGAAAATTTATATTGACGGTGACGGTTGTCCTGTTGTTGATATTACAATAAAAGTTGCAAAGGAATATAAATTGCCTTGCACTATAATTACAGATACTTCTCATATTTTTAACAAGGAATATGCAGATACTATAACAGTAGAAAAGGGTGCTGATTCTGCCGACTTTAAAATTGCAAACCTTATAGAAAAAGGTGATATTGTAGTTACTCAGGATTACGGTTTAGGTGCAATGTGCTTAAGCAGAGGCAGTAAACCTATCAATCAAAACGGTCTTATATATACTGACCAAAATATTGATTCATTGCTAATGACAAGATATATCAGTAAAAAAGCAAGAATGGCAGGTAAACACACCAAAGGACCTAAAAAAAGAACTGCCGATCAGGATAAAAGTTTTGAAAAATCATTGAGAAAATTAATTGAATCTTTAACAGTCAAAAATTAA
- a CDS encoding aminotransferase class I/II-fold pyridoxal phosphate-dependent enzyme produces MKVIDYLKEYNKKNIYPFHMPGNKRQGEFNQLDFTEVESLDNLYHPEGIYKESIDRIKNLYSTKESYILVNGSTVGILSAITGCAKKGDNILMARNCHKSAYNAVEIWDLFPTYLMPKSVHSFMGEILSSDVEDALNSNPKITVCIITSPTYEGIVSDIKSIAKICHNHNVTLIVDEAHGSHLMFDDYFPNSAVNLGADVVIQSTHKTLTSLTGTGLLHICSDRVNKDIIKKRLMTFQTSSPNYLMVASVDRCICELIEKGKELFSTYRKRINNFYLECGKLKNLSIYKGENAFAFDKSKIVILTQNTNLSGTELQKILREKYLIETEMASADYIIAMTSIYDTDEGFTRLINTLKDIDKNCIYREKESITLNHIPKMKIKPCKVEDTEKEFIDIENCCGKVSGEYIYAYPPGIPIISIGEVFDEKAVNTIKYLIEKGVNVVSEGNKLPFKVCCAIDTR; encoded by the coding sequence ATGAAAGTCATAGATTACTTAAAGGAATACAACAAAAAAAATATTTATCCTTTCCATATGCCGGGAAATAAAAGACAAGGCGAATTTAATCAACTTGATTTTACAGAGGTTGAGAGCTTAGACAACCTATATCACCCTGAGGGTATTTATAAGGAAAGTATAGACAGAATTAAAAATTTATACAGTACCAAAGAAAGTTATATTTTAGTAAACGGCAGTACAGTTGGGATTTTGTCTGCTATAACCGGTTGTGCTAAAAAAGGTGACAATATTTTAATGGCAAGAAATTGTCACAAGTCTGCTTATAATGCAGTAGAAATTTGGGACTTATTCCCTACCTACTTAATGCCTAAATCGGTACATTCTTTTATGGGAGAAATTTTGTCAAGTGATGTTGAAGATGCACTTAATAGCAACCCTAAAATTACGGTATGTATTATAACTTCTCCTACATATGAAGGAATTGTAAGTGATATAAAAAGTATTGCTAAAATTTGCCACAATCACAATGTAACTTTAATTGTTGATGAGGCACATGGCAGTCACCTAATGTTTGATGATTATTTTCCAAATTCAGCAGTAAATTTAGGTGCCGATGTTGTAATACAAAGCACCCACAAAACATTAACCTCTTTAACAGGTACAGGGTTACTTCATATTTGCAGTGACAGAGTGAACAAAGATATTATTAAGAAAAGGCTGATGACTTTTCAAACTTCATCACCTAACTACTTAATGGTAGCTTCAGTTGACAGATGTATTTGTGAACTTATTGAAAAAGGCAAAGAATTATTCTCTACATACAGAAAAAGAATTAACAATTTTTACTTAGAATGTGGAAAACTTAAAAACCTTTCTATATATAAAGGTGAAAATGCTTTTGCCTTTGACAAAAGTAAAATTGTAATTCTAACACAAAACACCAACCTATCAGGCACAGAATTACAAAAAATATTGAGAGAAAAATATTTAATAGAAACAGAAATGGCATCAGCTGATTATATTATTGCTATGACTAGCATATATGATACAGATGAGGGTTTCACTAGGCTGATAAATACTCTTAAAGATATTGACAAAAACTGTATATATAGAGAAAAGGAAAGTATAACCCTAAATCACATTCCTAAAATGAAAATTAAACCTTGTAAAGTTGAGGATACTGAAAAGGAATTTATAGATATAGAAAACTGTTGTGGTAAAGTTTCTGGTGAATATATTTATGCTTATCCACCGGGAATACCTATTATTTCAATAGGTGAAGTTTTTGACGAAAAAGCAGTTAATACCATTAAATATTTAATAGAAAAAGGTGTTAATGTGGTGAGTGAGGGCAATAAACTTCCTTTTAAGGTGTGTTGTGCTATTGACACAAGGTAA